Proteins encoded in a region of the Isosphaeraceae bacterium EP7 genome:
- a CDS encoding YajQ family cyclic di-GMP-binding protein yields MADNHAFDVVSEVNHVEIHNAVTQAQHEINVRYDFKGTRASIEFNKKDNTLKLEADHKGQLDTVLQVLKEKLAKRGVAVNVLKRGTVEEATHDSVREVITMHVGIEADDARKLVKQIKGLGLKVQAQIMDEKLRITGKKLDELQAVMKYLKENGPEYPLQFTNFT; encoded by the coding sequence ATGGCCGACAATCACGCCTTCGACGTCGTCAGCGAAGTCAACCACGTCGAGATCCACAACGCCGTCACCCAGGCCCAGCACGAGATCAACGTGCGATACGACTTCAAGGGGACGCGGGCCAGCATCGAGTTCAACAAGAAGGACAACACCCTCAAGCTCGAGGCCGACCACAAGGGTCAGCTCGACACCGTGCTTCAGGTCCTCAAGGAGAAGCTGGCCAAGCGCGGGGTCGCCGTGAATGTCCTGAAGCGCGGGACCGTCGAGGAGGCGACCCACGACAGCGTCCGCGAGGTCATCACCATGCACGTCGGCATCGAGGCCGACGACGCGCGCAAGCTCGTCAAGCAGATCAAGGGGCTCGGCCTGAAGGTGCAGGCCCAGATCATGGACGAGAAGCTGCGCATCACCGGCAAGAAGCTCGACGAACTCCAGGCCGTCATGAAGTACCTCAAGGAGAATGGTCCGGAATACCCTCTCCAGTTTACCAATTTCACCTGA
- a CDS encoding carbonic anhydrase family protein, translating into MRLLPWDKTRERCRRAGLAVHVEHLEDRMVLNGSQHSALARAVSISGRITNEVTGRGLGGLTVQLFDADGAKAATTKTGPLGRYAFKGEKPGAYVVHVETPKAFVQTSPTFTNIAPVGAYATNPATGQLYTGVSWSYHTGNNNPENGPVGQDGWVTIAPEGNAAFESPINIKGEPTDLSQYLTINYAPATPKAVINNGAQLQTQFTANKADSIELNGVEYDLSQFHAHDTAENEVNGYHYPMEEHFVNVSSTGAETVVAVFLQLGAHNDSIQPILDAATANLTTSGSSTTLSAPLNFAGLLPSSTQGWFYSGSLTTPPLSQTVNWLVFSTPITLDSAQLKQYEAVASGAGFLPNNREIQPTDGRQVDQFNIDVAYAGATVGGADFTLARKAALKAVSPATATHSTSSNA; encoded by the coding sequence ATGAGACTTCTGCCGTGGGACAAGACGCGGGAAAGGTGCCGGCGAGCCGGGCTGGCCGTGCATGTGGAGCACCTGGAAGACAGGATGGTGCTCAACGGTTCGCAGCACTCGGCGCTTGCCAGGGCCGTCAGCATCTCGGGGCGGATCACCAATGAGGTGACCGGCCGTGGGCTGGGGGGCCTGACGGTGCAGTTGTTTGACGCCGATGGGGCGAAAGCGGCCACCACCAAGACCGGCCCTCTGGGCAGGTACGCCTTCAAGGGGGAGAAGCCCGGTGCGTACGTGGTGCATGTCGAAACGCCGAAGGCGTTCGTGCAAACCTCGCCGACGTTCACCAATATCGCCCCGGTGGGGGCGTATGCAACGAACCCGGCGACGGGGCAGCTCTATACGGGGGTGAGCTGGAGCTACCATACGGGCAACAACAATCCGGAGAACGGGCCGGTGGGCCAGGACGGCTGGGTGACCATCGCCCCCGAGGGAAACGCGGCGTTCGAGTCTCCCATCAACATCAAGGGGGAACCGACCGACCTGAGCCAGTACCTGACGATCAACTACGCCCCGGCGACGCCCAAGGCGGTGATCAACAACGGGGCGCAGCTCCAGACGCAGTTCACCGCCAACAAGGCCGACTCGATCGAGCTGAACGGGGTCGAGTACGACCTGTCGCAGTTCCATGCCCACGACACGGCCGAGAATGAGGTGAATGGATATCACTACCCGATGGAGGAGCACTTCGTGAACGTCAGCTCCACCGGCGCCGAGACGGTGGTGGCGGTGTTCCTGCAACTGGGAGCGCATAACGACTCGATCCAGCCGATCCTGGACGCGGCGACGGCGAATCTGACGACCTCGGGCTCGTCGACCACGCTGTCGGCCCCCTTGAACTTCGCGGGCCTGCTCCCTTCGAGCACGCAGGGCTGGTTTTACAGCGGCTCGCTGACGACTCCGCCGCTGTCTCAGACCGTCAACTGGCTGGTGTTCTCGACCCCGATCACGCTGGATTCCGCCCAGTTGAAGCAGTATGAAGCGGTGGCCAGCGGAGCGGGCTTCCTGCCCAACAACCGCGAGATTCAGCCGACCGACGGCCGTCAGGTCGACCAGTTCAACATCGATGTGGCCTACGCCGGCGCGACGGTGGGTGGCGCGGACTTCACCCTGGCCCGCAAGGCTGCCTTGAAGGCGGTCTCGCCCGCAACCGCGACGCATTCGACCTCCTCGAACGCCTGA